A region of the Lycium barbarum isolate Lr01 chromosome 1, ASM1917538v2, whole genome shotgun sequence genome:
GCAAAATGTTAAATAGGTTGCCAATTACAAATGCCTAAAAAAATTTCATTGCTATTTCACGAGGCAATCTACAttgatataatgaaaatgaaggTCATGCACATGTTGCTATTGCTCCGCCTTTTCTTCCTTTTCAACtagaaaaattaaattttgttaTGCAATAAagattataaaataaatacacCAGAGAGAAGTATATCGAGTGGAACTGATTGTATATCTAACCTCTACAAATgaactcctatttataggaggaaaTAAGTTAACAACTTGGTGGGTGGTAATGAGTTAACAACTTGGTGGCCACACATACTTGGTGGGAAAGTATTCTTGGTGCCCAAGTTCATGTAATGGGCATTCAActtacaacactcccccttggatgtccattaattagatgatgtgcctcgttaaGACCTTATTAGAAAAAACCCTATGGGaaaaaaagtcctaatgaaggaaaaagagtacacatatctagtaatacgctttgagagctgcctcattaaaaaccttgccaagaaaactcaatgtggcaaaacttggttaaggaaaaaatagTACAATACGTATTttactccccctgacgaagatcAAAATTCAGACGTCAGAGtattcgcattccaatcttgaatatcatcttctcaagagttgaagttggaaaagacttggtgaacaaatctgcaagtgtcacgccccgaaccatggcctaggcaaAACACGGGACTCGGTGCCTTACTCCGATATTTCCTGCCACCTAAATCAAAATAGAAAGAGTTCTACTAGTtttaagttggtaaaatatatttacacaacaaaatcatttaaaaataattttaggcAATTCTATTTAATAAGTATTCATTGATAACCTAAAATAAGTACTACattcgttttaatttatgtgtttTAGTTCGATTGAGCACAAAGTTTAAGTAAGAGAGACTTTTAAATCTTATGATTTTAAGCTGAATATACGTGTAATGTACCAAAATACTCTTAAGCCTTGTGGTCTTAACATGTTAGATAGTATGTTGAAATTTCGaaacaaattaaaagaaaagtaagacacatCAATTGAAAGAGAGTAGTAAGTAACCTGCTATAATAGATATAACTAGTAAATTATCCCGTGCTTCGCGCAGTTTGAGTTAAAACAATCAAATATAATTAGTTGAAACATCTACATATATTATGGGGTGCTTCTTATTAATCTAAAACTCCTTTGAAATTCCATAAATGAGTATATAAAAACAAATATATTAGACAATACGAAATAATATTAGTGAAAAATATGCATGAATGAACAAactaaaacagaaaaagaaaattcaaaagaAGAATCAATGGTATAAAATAGTTGTTGACTTGCAAATAATTACTTAGTTGGCCAATTCAAATGATTTTCACATGTATTAGCATTTCTTTTGCATCATATTGTTAACGAAATTGTTATTAAATCTTACTTTCTTGTGTTTTTTGACATCCCTTCCCGTCCCCGTCCCCGTCCCCATCCCCATCCCCGTCCCCGTCCCTCTCTCTTTCTCTACTCCCGATGGACCCTCTCATTTTGTGCAATTCTCTTATGGTTTCTATAAATATTCATGAGATTTTTCGAAAAAGTGAATCGCAATATTATTAGGTTATTCACGAAGTATTGCTTTTTTTAATTTAGTATTAGTCATCGTTCTCATGCTTTAGCTGAAGAAGGAGAAATTTGTCGAAATTGTTTCAAAGGTTTTACAAAGCGCACAGACATTAATATAcatattaataaaaataaaaacaaatagtTAGAAATAGAcaaaagaaaaaattgaaaaatatttatgTGGAATCCATCTTAGTAAATTAGTTCAAAATTAGTGGTTGAAGAAAAAAGATGAAAGTTGTTGTTGAAGGAAAAATATTTATGTGGTATCCATCGTAGTACATTAGTTGAAAATTAGTTGAAAGTTAGTTGTTGAAGGAAAAAGATGAAAGCAaaagataatcttttttttttttaatcttttgatAGCATGATTTTAATGCTGTGCATCAAATAAAATGGGAAAATAGTGTGTAAAAGACTAAAAAAGTTCATCAGTCAAATTTGATAAACTATCATTTACCAGAAAAATCTCGTTTCTATTTTACATGGATATAGCTACTCCACCAACATTACAGAAAGGAAATATATTTAAGCAAAAATATTTTCCTACAGGATTAGTCCTGTTGATCATAACAAAACTGGGGCACATCATAAAGAAATATGTACACAACTACAATCAAATAGATATATAACAATTAAAGAACTTTAAACAAAGCTAATTGAGTCTTTCAACTCCTTGAATAATGTTATTAGTTGTCAATATTGatctataaatacatgttcatcTATATAAATATTGATTCAGACCACCCGATAGAGATGATGGAGAACACAATCATACAATGCTTTTTCGACTGTGAGATGGAATACATACACTTGATAGAATAGAAAAAATGCTGGTTTTGCTGGGAATCCAAGAGGCTTTAGAATAGTAGAAATTGGCAATGCTCAGTCACATTTGCTAATTCTAATCATAGTTTAacgtaaaagaaaagaaaaacttaaatttgtACTCGGAAGAAAGTATACTCATGTATAACTACTTGCCAAGCAGTTATGCACTAATCAACTTATGGTCGTTGGATTGATAGTTTTGGGTTTAAAGGTTACATTCTAGGAAGTAAATAGTGGGAGTTTACTAGGCAAGTAAATACTACAAgtgggagagagaaaagaagtaCATAATGGTAATTTAGGATGCAAGTAAATACTACAACATGGCTCATACGTTAGAGAAAAATGTTAATTAGGAAGAAATTAGTAAGTAACTTTTGAACTTTTTAATACACTATTATTTATAGCACATAAATGGGAAAATAgagaaaattccaaaaaaataaaaaaacaaaacataGGAATGGAAGTCATAGAAAGATGTCATATCACTTTGTCTATGCctaattttatattatatatagaataTAGATTACAATGATGGTGTAAATTTATGATACTATCAGTACATATAAATTTAACGAGAAGTTTAGTCAaaagcaacttttttttttggttagctTCGAAAAATTCTACCATTGTAGAGGCTAAACAAACAAAAGTCGTGTGAGGGTGCATTATACTTTTGCCACATGAATATGTGGGCTCATTTATATATTTAAAgctataaaataaaacaaagaggAAAGAGAAAGTGAAGTTCTGAACCAAATTAAAAGTGGATTGTTGGGTCCACAAAAAATTGAGttaataaattataaaaaatacATTGAAAGTAGGTGGATTGTGGGGTTCACTACTGGATGTTtctcttcttcaagaaaacctgGTTCTTCCTTTTATGTTCTAAGCCTATTCATTCTATTCTATTTAGCTATTAAAATTAAATATACAAATTCTTTGAAGATAGGTGCTCAAATCTTTATTGACAACTTGGTGTCCTGCTAATGCtaagaaaaaaaattgacatCCTTGTTGATGTTACGAAATAAGGTTCATTGATGAGAAACTTCTCTTTTTTCCAAAATTTGAACTTTTAGCAAGAGGAGGTGGTTGTACAGATCAAAACAATGATAAAAAGAAAAGGATGACAAAAAGTTGATAGATTTATTACATTTAGAGTACAAAGTTTGCTGTTTTAGAAAAAAGAATAAGAAAGTTGATAGATTTATTACATTTAGAGTAGAAAGTTTCTTGTTCTTGAGAATAGCTATGGCGTctctttgagaaaaaaaaaataaaaaaaatcgtaCTGGTGTAACTTTGGTGAGGTGTGATCAGCAAAGGAGGGAAAATGACCTTTTGTTCCCTCCATTTCTTTTGTACTATGCACTATTTTGTCATCTTTTGTTTTCATTAGTTCATTTGTAAAGATGGCCCACATATCCATGTGGCAAAAATGTAATGGACCCTCACACTTGTTAGTCGATCCTCTACCATGATAAATTTATTCGTCAGCTTCACACATTGGCCTAACTTCCCGCCTATATATGATCCCAAGCGCTCTCTAAATTTTCTCATCAACTAACAAAAAGTTTCATCGATAGTTGAGGGTATAATATGAATATGGAAGCAATATCCAAAATCTTGTTCATTTCTTTGCTTTTCCTTTCAAGTGCATTTCTTGCAAGATCTGGAGAAGTTGGTACGTTAAAAGTATCTGAAATAGAACCTTTAGTGTTTTTTAAATTCTGCTCGTTTGATTTTAGCTCGTGCATGGGGGCCTTTCATTTTTggatataacttatatataccaACGGTCTAAATAATTTTAATTTGCGATATTAATGTACTTTAATCTATATTATTTTTTAGGCTATTAATGCACACTCTTTATATATGACGGTTACATTTAATTATCTTTTTACGTGAGTTGATAATGTAAAAATTCAATTTATTTATAAAGCTCTGATTTTTCTATGTTTGGGCAATCGTAGATGATGAGAGTGAGTTTAGTTACGATGAAAACGCGAAGAATGGACCAGCTAACTGGGGCGATATTCATCCAAATCGATGGGGCACCTGTAAAAATGGAACAATGCAGTCACCAATTGATCTTCTTGACAAAAATGTTGAAGTTGTATCTAATTTAGGAATGCTTCAAAGATACTACAAACCATCGAAGGCCACTCTCTTAAATAGAGGCCATGATGTAATGGTACGTAAATTGAAGTTGTGGATCAGTACTACTAATAATTCAAAGTTTGAAACAACTTTCTGATGAGTGATTATTAATTTATAAATGCAGTTGAGGTGGGATGATGGAGGATTCTTGAAGATAAATGGAATTCAATATCAACTCAAACAAGTTCATTGGCACACACCTTCCGAACATACTATAGATGGTAAAAGGTATATATACTCACCAGCTTATATATACTACTAGAGACAGAGGTTTTTCCTACCGATATTTAGTGAAAATTTGTATT
Encoded here:
- the LOC132604822 gene encoding bifunctional monodehydroascorbate reductase and carbonic anhydrase nectarin-3-like isoform X2 — translated: MNMEAISKILFISLLFLSSAFLARSGEVDDESEFSYDENAKNGPANWGDIHPNRWGTCKNGTMQSPIDLLDKNVEVVSNLGMLQRYYKPSKATLLNRGHDVMLRWDDGGFLKINGIQYQLKQVHWHTPSEHTIDGKRYDMEGHLVHETRDGKKIAVIGFVYEIGLCPDLFLSIIEKDLRALADKKDAERHIGIIDPNLIKLDGQNYYRYNGSLTTPPCTEEVVWTIDGKVKTVTRRQMKLLRDAVHDVSSLRP